One Calliopsis andreniformis isolate RMS-2024a chromosome 9, iyCalAndr_principal, whole genome shotgun sequence genomic window carries:
- the Unk gene encoding RING finger protein unk isoform X1 produces MCSSVDSHSRYLKEFRVEQCPLFIQRKCTQHRPFTCFNWHFMNQRRRRPVRKRDRTFNYSADNYCTKYDETTGICPDGDECPFLHRTAGDTERRYHLRYYKTCMCVHDTDTRGFCVKNGPHCAFAHGNHDLRPPVYDIKEIQALENPDSDPNSSSNGPNILDKERNLMNEDPKWQDTNYVLSNYKTEPCKRPPRLCRQGYACPQFHNSKDKRRSPRKYKYRSTPCPNVKHGEEWGEPGNCEQGDTCTYCHTRTEQQFHPEIYKSTKCNDVQQAGYCPRGVFCAFAHVDRECTLINLLPTEEMSLARDMAVPIDCGTNLADILSNALPPDKRTHEKDKQLSDSSNGSGEVSESASTSSVGSNSSHSKAPGAQLHNSNSNNTVNTSNQQKLTSILYNPSSLLQGEIRKQMVAIDSDPLLTKAEKAQQKQSLYIAYSLNGSLGSHSLATTVSPLSSSFYPNDTVESVVGNALDELHLDDPLNLVESIHRDTNSPISNSISAGLASSGLLGSSAPVNIPGMTERSVLSNFSPSTSSPLQQLHSASFLTGSRFSHQDSMESTMPFMNQVSDPFSNHISQLSSSASKLSGFNSSLFDFTNQGMSPSRTQPLPASPLVNAFSISPSNTGSLSEVQRLREELTSSRAQLATWDERINQARAACAAWQLETEEATSRARIAEQQRDEALLKVKALTAESEASGGGPYLHTLRRTSELRSLSIATLKSIQSQLRSDLEEVEKVLYRETATKCMVCEEQNRTVTLSPCNHYVVCSTCAPNQRECPYCQTPVVSTS; encoded by the exons ATGTGTAGCTCTGTGGATTCGCATTCCAGATACTTGAAGGAATTTCGCGTCGAACAATGTCCCCTCTTTATACAGCGCAAATGCACGCAACACCGACCCTTCACGTGCTTCAACTGGCACTTTATGAACCAGCGGAGGCGCAGACCGGTGAGAAAGAGGGACCGCACCTTCAACTATAGCGCCGACAATTATTGCACCAAGTACGACGAGACCACCGGCATATGTCCAGATGGAGACGA GTGTCCATTTCTTCATCGTACTGCTGGAGACACAGAAAGACGTTACCACCTACGTTATTACAAAACTTGCATGTGTGTCCATGATACGGATACACGTGGATTCTGTGTCAAGAATGGACCTCACTGTGCCTTTGCACATGGTAACCATGATCTTCGGCCACCTGTTTATGACATCAAAGAAATTCAAGCACTGGAAAACCCTGATTCGGATCCCAATTCATCATCGAATGGACCAAACATACTTGATAAGGAACGGAATTTAATGAATGAAGATCCAAAATGGCAAGACACAAATTATGTTCTTAGTAATTATAAGACAGAGCCCTGTAAACGTCCACCAAGACTTTGTCGTCAGGGTTATGCTTGTCCTCAATTTCACAATAGTAAAGACAAAAGACGTAGTCCACGTAAATACAAATACCG atcAACACCATGTCCTAATGTAAAACATGGAGAAGAATGGGGTGAACCAGGCAATTGCGAACAAGGTGATACTTGTACATACTGTCATACACGTACAGAGCAACAGTTCCATCCTGAAATATATAAATCAACAAAGTGCAACGATGTACAGCAAGCTGGTTACTGTCCACGTGGCGTCTTTTGTGCTTTTGCACATGTTGATCGTGAGTGTACCCTCATAAATC TGTTGCCAACAGAAGAAATGAGCCTGGCGAGGGACATGGCGGTACCCATAGATTGTGGCACTAATCTGGCTGACATTCTCAGTAATGCGCTTCCTCCTGATAAGCGCACTCATGAAAAGGATAAGCAACTTAGTGATAGCAGT AATGGAAGTGGAGAAGTATCAGAATCAGCAAGTACTAGCAGTGTTGGTAGCAACAGTTCACACAGTAAAGCTCCTGGTGCTCAACTTCATAATTCCAATTCCAACAATACTGTAAATACTTCCAATCAACAGAAGTTAACAAGCATACTTTACAATCCCAGTTCTCTTCTACAG GGTGAAATAAGAAAACAAATGGTTGCTATAGATAGTGATCCATTACTAACGAAAGCTGAAAAAGCTCAGCAGAAGCAAAGTTTATACATTGCTTATAGTTTGAACGGATCATTAGGCAGTCATTCATTAGCAACTACTGTTTCGCCACTTTCAAGTTCTTTTTATCCGAATGATACTGTGGAATCTGTAGTAG GAAATGCATTAGATGAGTTACATCTAGATGATCCTTTAAATTTAGTAGAATCAATTCATAGGGATACTAATTCACCAATTAGCAATTCAATATCAGCAGGCCTAGCGAGTTCTGGATTATTGGGAAGTTCGGCTCCAGTTAATATTCCTGGAATGACTGAACGTTCTGTTCTTTCTAATTTTTCACCATCTACATCCAGTCCGCTTCAACAATTACATTCAGCTAGTTTCCTTACCGGATCCAGATTTTCCCATCAAGATTCGATGGAATCG ACAATGCCATTTATGAATCAAGTATCAGATCCATTTAGCAATCATATTTCGCAACTTAGCAGTTCAGCTTCTAAGCTTAGCGGATTTAATAGTAGCTTATTTGATTTTACAAATCAAGGAATGTCTCCATCTCGTACACAACCTCTCCCAGCATCTCCATTGGTCAATGCATTTTCCATTAGTCCGAGTAATACGGGATCTTTGTCTGAG GTACAAAGGCTTAGAGAAGAATTAACATCAAGCCGTGCTCAATTAGCAACATGGGATGAACGAATTAATCAAGCAAGAGCGGCTTGTGCAGCATGGCAATTAGAAACTGAGGAAGCTACAAGCAGAGCAAGAATTGCTGAACAGCAAAGGGATGAG gCCTTACTCAAAGTGAAAGCATTAACAGCGGAAAGTGAAGCCTCTGGTGGTGGTCCGTATCTCCATACTTTGAGAAGAACAAGTGAACTCAGATCATTATCGATAGCCACGTTAAAATCAATTCAGTCACAGCTTCGATCGGATCTTGAAGAAGTGGAAAAG GTGCTGTACAGAGAAACGGCAACAAAGTGCATGGTATGTGAGGAACAAAATCGCACTGTTACCCTCTCACCCTGTAACCACTACGTGGTCTGCTCGACGTGCGCTCCAAATCAACGTGAGTGCCCGTACTGCCAGACTCCTGTTGTCTCCACAAGTTAG
- the Unk gene encoding RING finger protein unk isoform X2, with protein sequence MCSSVDSHSRYLKEFRVEQCPLFIQRKCTQHRPFTCFNWHFMNQRRRRPVRKRDRTFNYSADNYCTKYDETTGICPDGDECPFLHRTAGDTERRYHLRYYKTCMCVHDTDTRGFCVKNGPHCAFAHGNHDLRPPVYDIKEIQALENPDSDPNSSSNGPNILDKERNLMNEDPKWQDTNYVLSNYKTEPCKRPPRLCRQGYACPQFHNSKDKRRSPRKYKYRSTPCPNVKHGEEWGEPGNCEQGDTCTYCHTRTEQQFHPEIYKSTKCNDVQQAGYCPRGVFCAFAHVDRECTLINQEMSLARDMAVPIDCGTNLADILSNALPPDKRTHEKDKQLSDSSNGSGEVSESASTSSVGSNSSHSKAPGAQLHNSNSNNTVNTSNQQKLTSILYNPSSLLQGEIRKQMVAIDSDPLLTKAEKAQQKQSLYIAYSLNGSLGSHSLATTVSPLSSSFYPNDTVESVVGNALDELHLDDPLNLVESIHRDTNSPISNSISAGLASSGLLGSSAPVNIPGMTERSVLSNFSPSTSSPLQQLHSASFLTGSRFSHQDSMESTMPFMNQVSDPFSNHISQLSSSASKLSGFNSSLFDFTNQGMSPSRTQPLPASPLVNAFSISPSNTGSLSEVQRLREELTSSRAQLATWDERINQARAACAAWQLETEEATSRARIAEQQRDEALLKVKALTAESEASGGGPYLHTLRRTSELRSLSIATLKSIQSQLRSDLEEVEKVLYRETATKCMVCEEQNRTVTLSPCNHYVVCSTCAPNQRECPYCQTPVVSTS encoded by the exons ATGTGTAGCTCTGTGGATTCGCATTCCAGATACTTGAAGGAATTTCGCGTCGAACAATGTCCCCTCTTTATACAGCGCAAATGCACGCAACACCGACCCTTCACGTGCTTCAACTGGCACTTTATGAACCAGCGGAGGCGCAGACCGGTGAGAAAGAGGGACCGCACCTTCAACTATAGCGCCGACAATTATTGCACCAAGTACGACGAGACCACCGGCATATGTCCAGATGGAGACGA GTGTCCATTTCTTCATCGTACTGCTGGAGACACAGAAAGACGTTACCACCTACGTTATTACAAAACTTGCATGTGTGTCCATGATACGGATACACGTGGATTCTGTGTCAAGAATGGACCTCACTGTGCCTTTGCACATGGTAACCATGATCTTCGGCCACCTGTTTATGACATCAAAGAAATTCAAGCACTGGAAAACCCTGATTCGGATCCCAATTCATCATCGAATGGACCAAACATACTTGATAAGGAACGGAATTTAATGAATGAAGATCCAAAATGGCAAGACACAAATTATGTTCTTAGTAATTATAAGACAGAGCCCTGTAAACGTCCACCAAGACTTTGTCGTCAGGGTTATGCTTGTCCTCAATTTCACAATAGTAAAGACAAAAGACGTAGTCCACGTAAATACAAATACCG atcAACACCATGTCCTAATGTAAAACATGGAGAAGAATGGGGTGAACCAGGCAATTGCGAACAAGGTGATACTTGTACATACTGTCATACACGTACAGAGCAACAGTTCCATCCTGAAATATATAAATCAACAAAGTGCAACGATGTACAGCAAGCTGGTTACTGTCCACGTGGCGTCTTTTGTGCTTTTGCACATGTTGATCGTGAGTGTACCCTCATAAATC AAGAAATGAGCCTGGCGAGGGACATGGCGGTACCCATAGATTGTGGCACTAATCTGGCTGACATTCTCAGTAATGCGCTTCCTCCTGATAAGCGCACTCATGAAAAGGATAAGCAACTTAGTGATAGCAGT AATGGAAGTGGAGAAGTATCAGAATCAGCAAGTACTAGCAGTGTTGGTAGCAACAGTTCACACAGTAAAGCTCCTGGTGCTCAACTTCATAATTCCAATTCCAACAATACTGTAAATACTTCCAATCAACAGAAGTTAACAAGCATACTTTACAATCCCAGTTCTCTTCTACAG GGTGAAATAAGAAAACAAATGGTTGCTATAGATAGTGATCCATTACTAACGAAAGCTGAAAAAGCTCAGCAGAAGCAAAGTTTATACATTGCTTATAGTTTGAACGGATCATTAGGCAGTCATTCATTAGCAACTACTGTTTCGCCACTTTCAAGTTCTTTTTATCCGAATGATACTGTGGAATCTGTAGTAG GAAATGCATTAGATGAGTTACATCTAGATGATCCTTTAAATTTAGTAGAATCAATTCATAGGGATACTAATTCACCAATTAGCAATTCAATATCAGCAGGCCTAGCGAGTTCTGGATTATTGGGAAGTTCGGCTCCAGTTAATATTCCTGGAATGACTGAACGTTCTGTTCTTTCTAATTTTTCACCATCTACATCCAGTCCGCTTCAACAATTACATTCAGCTAGTTTCCTTACCGGATCCAGATTTTCCCATCAAGATTCGATGGAATCG ACAATGCCATTTATGAATCAAGTATCAGATCCATTTAGCAATCATATTTCGCAACTTAGCAGTTCAGCTTCTAAGCTTAGCGGATTTAATAGTAGCTTATTTGATTTTACAAATCAAGGAATGTCTCCATCTCGTACACAACCTCTCCCAGCATCTCCATTGGTCAATGCATTTTCCATTAGTCCGAGTAATACGGGATCTTTGTCTGAG GTACAAAGGCTTAGAGAAGAATTAACATCAAGCCGTGCTCAATTAGCAACATGGGATGAACGAATTAATCAAGCAAGAGCGGCTTGTGCAGCATGGCAATTAGAAACTGAGGAAGCTACAAGCAGAGCAAGAATTGCTGAACAGCAAAGGGATGAG gCCTTACTCAAAGTGAAAGCATTAACAGCGGAAAGTGAAGCCTCTGGTGGTGGTCCGTATCTCCATACTTTGAGAAGAACAAGTGAACTCAGATCATTATCGATAGCCACGTTAAAATCAATTCAGTCACAGCTTCGATCGGATCTTGAAGAAGTGGAAAAG GTGCTGTACAGAGAAACGGCAACAAAGTGCATGGTATGTGAGGAACAAAATCGCACTGTTACCCTCTCACCCTGTAACCACTACGTGGTCTGCTCGACGTGCGCTCCAAATCAACGTGAGTGCCCGTACTGCCAGACTCCTGTTGTCTCCACAAGTTAG
- the Unk gene encoding RING finger protein unk isoform X3 has product MCSSVDSHSRYLKEFRVEQCPLFIQRKCTQHRPFTCFNWHFMNQRRRRPVRKRDRTFNYSADNYCTKYDETTGICPDGDECPFLHRTAGDTERRYHLRYYKTCMCVHDTDTRGFCVKNGPHCAFAHGNHDLRPPVYDIKEIQALENPDSDPNSSSNGPNILDKERNLMNEDPKWQDTNYVLSNYKTEPCKRPPRLCRQGYACPQFHNSKDKRRSPRKYKYRSTPCPNVKHGEEWGEPGNCEQGDTCTYCHTRTEQQFHPEIYKSTKCNDVQQAGYCPRGVFCAFAHVDRECTLINQMSLARDMAVPIDCGTNLADILSNALPPDKRTHEKDKQLSDSSNGSGEVSESASTSSVGSNSSHSKAPGAQLHNSNSNNTVNTSNQQKLTSILYNPSSLLQGEIRKQMVAIDSDPLLTKAEKAQQKQSLYIAYSLNGSLGSHSLATTVSPLSSSFYPNDTVESVVGNALDELHLDDPLNLVESIHRDTNSPISNSISAGLASSGLLGSSAPVNIPGMTERSVLSNFSPSTSSPLQQLHSASFLTGSRFSHQDSMESTMPFMNQVSDPFSNHISQLSSSASKLSGFNSSLFDFTNQGMSPSRTQPLPASPLVNAFSISPSNTGSLSEVQRLREELTSSRAQLATWDERINQARAACAAWQLETEEATSRARIAEQQRDEALLKVKALTAESEASGGGPYLHTLRRTSELRSLSIATLKSIQSQLRSDLEEVEKVLYRETATKCMVCEEQNRTVTLSPCNHYVVCSTCAPNQRECPYCQTPVVSTS; this is encoded by the exons ATGTGTAGCTCTGTGGATTCGCATTCCAGATACTTGAAGGAATTTCGCGTCGAACAATGTCCCCTCTTTATACAGCGCAAATGCACGCAACACCGACCCTTCACGTGCTTCAACTGGCACTTTATGAACCAGCGGAGGCGCAGACCGGTGAGAAAGAGGGACCGCACCTTCAACTATAGCGCCGACAATTATTGCACCAAGTACGACGAGACCACCGGCATATGTCCAGATGGAGACGA GTGTCCATTTCTTCATCGTACTGCTGGAGACACAGAAAGACGTTACCACCTACGTTATTACAAAACTTGCATGTGTGTCCATGATACGGATACACGTGGATTCTGTGTCAAGAATGGACCTCACTGTGCCTTTGCACATGGTAACCATGATCTTCGGCCACCTGTTTATGACATCAAAGAAATTCAAGCACTGGAAAACCCTGATTCGGATCCCAATTCATCATCGAATGGACCAAACATACTTGATAAGGAACGGAATTTAATGAATGAAGATCCAAAATGGCAAGACACAAATTATGTTCTTAGTAATTATAAGACAGAGCCCTGTAAACGTCCACCAAGACTTTGTCGTCAGGGTTATGCTTGTCCTCAATTTCACAATAGTAAAGACAAAAGACGTAGTCCACGTAAATACAAATACCG atcAACACCATGTCCTAATGTAAAACATGGAGAAGAATGGGGTGAACCAGGCAATTGCGAACAAGGTGATACTTGTACATACTGTCATACACGTACAGAGCAACAGTTCCATCCTGAAATATATAAATCAACAAAGTGCAACGATGTACAGCAAGCTGGTTACTGTCCACGTGGCGTCTTTTGTGCTTTTGCACATGTTGATCGTGAGTGTACCCTCATAAATC AAATGAGCCTGGCGAGGGACATGGCGGTACCCATAGATTGTGGCACTAATCTGGCTGACATTCTCAGTAATGCGCTTCCTCCTGATAAGCGCACTCATGAAAAGGATAAGCAACTTAGTGATAGCAGT AATGGAAGTGGAGAAGTATCAGAATCAGCAAGTACTAGCAGTGTTGGTAGCAACAGTTCACACAGTAAAGCTCCTGGTGCTCAACTTCATAATTCCAATTCCAACAATACTGTAAATACTTCCAATCAACAGAAGTTAACAAGCATACTTTACAATCCCAGTTCTCTTCTACAG GGTGAAATAAGAAAACAAATGGTTGCTATAGATAGTGATCCATTACTAACGAAAGCTGAAAAAGCTCAGCAGAAGCAAAGTTTATACATTGCTTATAGTTTGAACGGATCATTAGGCAGTCATTCATTAGCAACTACTGTTTCGCCACTTTCAAGTTCTTTTTATCCGAATGATACTGTGGAATCTGTAGTAG GAAATGCATTAGATGAGTTACATCTAGATGATCCTTTAAATTTAGTAGAATCAATTCATAGGGATACTAATTCACCAATTAGCAATTCAATATCAGCAGGCCTAGCGAGTTCTGGATTATTGGGAAGTTCGGCTCCAGTTAATATTCCTGGAATGACTGAACGTTCTGTTCTTTCTAATTTTTCACCATCTACATCCAGTCCGCTTCAACAATTACATTCAGCTAGTTTCCTTACCGGATCCAGATTTTCCCATCAAGATTCGATGGAATCG ACAATGCCATTTATGAATCAAGTATCAGATCCATTTAGCAATCATATTTCGCAACTTAGCAGTTCAGCTTCTAAGCTTAGCGGATTTAATAGTAGCTTATTTGATTTTACAAATCAAGGAATGTCTCCATCTCGTACACAACCTCTCCCAGCATCTCCATTGGTCAATGCATTTTCCATTAGTCCGAGTAATACGGGATCTTTGTCTGAG GTACAAAGGCTTAGAGAAGAATTAACATCAAGCCGTGCTCAATTAGCAACATGGGATGAACGAATTAATCAAGCAAGAGCGGCTTGTGCAGCATGGCAATTAGAAACTGAGGAAGCTACAAGCAGAGCAAGAATTGCTGAACAGCAAAGGGATGAG gCCTTACTCAAAGTGAAAGCATTAACAGCGGAAAGTGAAGCCTCTGGTGGTGGTCCGTATCTCCATACTTTGAGAAGAACAAGTGAACTCAGATCATTATCGATAGCCACGTTAAAATCAATTCAGTCACAGCTTCGATCGGATCTTGAAGAAGTGGAAAAG GTGCTGTACAGAGAAACGGCAACAAAGTGCATGGTATGTGAGGAACAAAATCGCACTGTTACCCTCTCACCCTGTAACCACTACGTGGTCTGCTCGACGTGCGCTCCAAATCAACGTGAGTGCCCGTACTGCCAGACTCCTGTTGTCTCCACAAGTTAG
- the Unk gene encoding RING finger protein unk isoform X4 — MCSSVDSHSRYLKEFRVEQCPLFIQRKCTQHRPFTCFNWHFMNQRRRRPVRKRDRTFNYSADNYCTKYDETTGICPDGDECPFLHRTAGDTERRYHLRYYKTCMCVHDTDTRGFCVKNGPHCAFAHGNHDLRPPVYDIKEIQALENPDSDPNSSSNGPNILDKERNLMNEDPKWQDTNYVLSNYKTEPCKRPPRLCRQGYACPQFHNSKDKRRSPRKYKYRSTPCPNVKHGEEWGEPGNCEQGDTCTYCHTRTEQQFHPEIYKSTKCNDVQQAGYCPRGVFCAFAHVDQEMSLARDMAVPIDCGTNLADILSNALPPDKRTHEKDKQLSDSSNGSGEVSESASTSSVGSNSSHSKAPGAQLHNSNSNNTVNTSNQQKLTSILYNPSSLLQGEIRKQMVAIDSDPLLTKAEKAQQKQSLYIAYSLNGSLGSHSLATTVSPLSSSFYPNDTVESVVGNALDELHLDDPLNLVESIHRDTNSPISNSISAGLASSGLLGSSAPVNIPGMTERSVLSNFSPSTSSPLQQLHSASFLTGSRFSHQDSMESTMPFMNQVSDPFSNHISQLSSSASKLSGFNSSLFDFTNQGMSPSRTQPLPASPLVNAFSISPSNTGSLSEVQRLREELTSSRAQLATWDERINQARAACAAWQLETEEATSRARIAEQQRDEALLKVKALTAESEASGGGPYLHTLRRTSELRSLSIATLKSIQSQLRSDLEEVEKVLYRETATKCMVCEEQNRTVTLSPCNHYVVCSTCAPNQRECPYCQTPVVSTS, encoded by the exons ATGTGTAGCTCTGTGGATTCGCATTCCAGATACTTGAAGGAATTTCGCGTCGAACAATGTCCCCTCTTTATACAGCGCAAATGCACGCAACACCGACCCTTCACGTGCTTCAACTGGCACTTTATGAACCAGCGGAGGCGCAGACCGGTGAGAAAGAGGGACCGCACCTTCAACTATAGCGCCGACAATTATTGCACCAAGTACGACGAGACCACCGGCATATGTCCAGATGGAGACGA GTGTCCATTTCTTCATCGTACTGCTGGAGACACAGAAAGACGTTACCACCTACGTTATTACAAAACTTGCATGTGTGTCCATGATACGGATACACGTGGATTCTGTGTCAAGAATGGACCTCACTGTGCCTTTGCACATGGTAACCATGATCTTCGGCCACCTGTTTATGACATCAAAGAAATTCAAGCACTGGAAAACCCTGATTCGGATCCCAATTCATCATCGAATGGACCAAACATACTTGATAAGGAACGGAATTTAATGAATGAAGATCCAAAATGGCAAGACACAAATTATGTTCTTAGTAATTATAAGACAGAGCCCTGTAAACGTCCACCAAGACTTTGTCGTCAGGGTTATGCTTGTCCTCAATTTCACAATAGTAAAGACAAAAGACGTAGTCCACGTAAATACAAATACCG atcAACACCATGTCCTAATGTAAAACATGGAGAAGAATGGGGTGAACCAGGCAATTGCGAACAAGGTGATACTTGTACATACTGTCATACACGTACAGAGCAACAGTTCCATCCTGAAATATATAAATCAACAAAGTGCAACGATGTACAGCAAGCTGGTTACTGTCCACGTGGCGTCTTTTGTGCTTTTGCACATGTTGATC AAGAAATGAGCCTGGCGAGGGACATGGCGGTACCCATAGATTGTGGCACTAATCTGGCTGACATTCTCAGTAATGCGCTTCCTCCTGATAAGCGCACTCATGAAAAGGATAAGCAACTTAGTGATAGCAGT AATGGAAGTGGAGAAGTATCAGAATCAGCAAGTACTAGCAGTGTTGGTAGCAACAGTTCACACAGTAAAGCTCCTGGTGCTCAACTTCATAATTCCAATTCCAACAATACTGTAAATACTTCCAATCAACAGAAGTTAACAAGCATACTTTACAATCCCAGTTCTCTTCTACAG GGTGAAATAAGAAAACAAATGGTTGCTATAGATAGTGATCCATTACTAACGAAAGCTGAAAAAGCTCAGCAGAAGCAAAGTTTATACATTGCTTATAGTTTGAACGGATCATTAGGCAGTCATTCATTAGCAACTACTGTTTCGCCACTTTCAAGTTCTTTTTATCCGAATGATACTGTGGAATCTGTAGTAG GAAATGCATTAGATGAGTTACATCTAGATGATCCTTTAAATTTAGTAGAATCAATTCATAGGGATACTAATTCACCAATTAGCAATTCAATATCAGCAGGCCTAGCGAGTTCTGGATTATTGGGAAGTTCGGCTCCAGTTAATATTCCTGGAATGACTGAACGTTCTGTTCTTTCTAATTTTTCACCATCTACATCCAGTCCGCTTCAACAATTACATTCAGCTAGTTTCCTTACCGGATCCAGATTTTCCCATCAAGATTCGATGGAATCG ACAATGCCATTTATGAATCAAGTATCAGATCCATTTAGCAATCATATTTCGCAACTTAGCAGTTCAGCTTCTAAGCTTAGCGGATTTAATAGTAGCTTATTTGATTTTACAAATCAAGGAATGTCTCCATCTCGTACACAACCTCTCCCAGCATCTCCATTGGTCAATGCATTTTCCATTAGTCCGAGTAATACGGGATCTTTGTCTGAG GTACAAAGGCTTAGAGAAGAATTAACATCAAGCCGTGCTCAATTAGCAACATGGGATGAACGAATTAATCAAGCAAGAGCGGCTTGTGCAGCATGGCAATTAGAAACTGAGGAAGCTACAAGCAGAGCAAGAATTGCTGAACAGCAAAGGGATGAG gCCTTACTCAAAGTGAAAGCATTAACAGCGGAAAGTGAAGCCTCTGGTGGTGGTCCGTATCTCCATACTTTGAGAAGAACAAGTGAACTCAGATCATTATCGATAGCCACGTTAAAATCAATTCAGTCACAGCTTCGATCGGATCTTGAAGAAGTGGAAAAG GTGCTGTACAGAGAAACGGCAACAAAGTGCATGGTATGTGAGGAACAAAATCGCACTGTTACCCTCTCACCCTGTAACCACTACGTGGTCTGCTCGACGTGCGCTCCAAATCAACGTGAGTGCCCGTACTGCCAGACTCCTGTTGTCTCCACAAGTTAG